From a region of the Catalinimonas alkaloidigena genome:
- a CDS encoding ABC transporter permease, with translation MNLARFISQRIQDSDPQSFTNTVRKIAIGSVAVGLAVLIISFAILGGFRNTIQDKVFSLNGHLQITKFTLNKEYEESPVSTTLQIYQEAQAIPGVTHIQSYSLKPALIKTDEEVQGVVLKGVGRDFNEAAFRPNLVEGRLVSSATDTISAEVVVSRKIADLLHIRLEDQLWFYFLQNPPRYRKLQVVGIYETGLEEFDQTHVLADLKLLQDLNHWPDTLVGGFELFVSDFSQLPEISDRVFDAMDYDLQLTRITDRYPQLFDWLSLLRNNVDIFLWLILLVACFNMISTLIIMIMERTNMIGVFKALGATNWQVRSFFLFNGIRLILAGLLLGNAMGLGLCAVQYYFRIIPLDAENYFMSFVPIAWNWTIFLLLNLLLFTLTSLVLIIPTVIISRIDPVKAIRFD, from the coding sequence TTGAATCTCGCTCGTTTCATCTCGCAACGCATTCAGGACAGTGATCCGCAGTCGTTCACCAATACGGTGCGCAAAATCGCCATCGGAAGCGTGGCCGTCGGGTTGGCGGTGCTGATCATTTCGTTTGCCATTCTGGGCGGGTTCCGGAATACCATTCAGGACAAGGTTTTCAGCCTGAATGGGCACTTGCAGATCACGAAGTTTACCCTGAATAAAGAGTACGAAGAGTCGCCAGTCTCGACCACGTTGCAGATTTATCAGGAAGCCCAGGCGATTCCGGGCGTTACCCACATCCAGAGCTACAGCCTTAAACCGGCCCTGATCAAAACCGACGAGGAGGTGCAGGGCGTGGTGCTGAAAGGCGTGGGGCGCGATTTCAACGAGGCCGCGTTTCGTCCCAATCTGGTAGAAGGGCGGCTGGTGAGCAGTGCGACGGATACCATTTCGGCCGAGGTGGTGGTCAGTCGGAAAATTGCCGATCTGCTGCACATCCGCCTCGAAGATCAACTGTGGTTTTATTTCCTGCAGAACCCACCCCGCTACCGTAAGTTGCAGGTCGTGGGCATTTACGAGACGGGGCTGGAGGAATTTGACCAGACGCACGTTTTGGCCGACTTAAAGCTGTTGCAGGACCTGAACCACTGGCCCGATACGCTGGTGGGGGGCTTCGAACTCTTCGTGAGCGATTTTTCGCAACTGCCCGAAATTTCCGACCGCGTGTTCGACGCAATGGACTACGATCTGCAACTGACGCGCATCACCGACCGCTACCCGCAACTGTTCGACTGGCTGTCGCTCTTGCGCAACAACGTCGATATCTTCCTGTGGCTGATCCTGCTGGTGGCTTGTTTCAACATGATTTCGACGCTGATCATCATGATTATGGAGCGAACCAACATGATTGGGGTGTTTAAAGCCTTGGGCGCGACCAACTGGCAGGTACGGTCCTTCTTCCTGTTCAACGGCATCCGGCTGATTCTGGCGGGGCTGCTGCTGGGCAATGCGATGGGACTGGGGCTGTGCGCCGTTCAGTATTACTTTCGTATCATTCCGCTCGATGCCGAAAACTATTTCATGAGCTTTGTGCCGATTGCCTGGAACTGGACTATTTTCCTGTTACTCAACCTTTTGTTGTTTACTCTTACATCCCTGGTCCTGATCATTCCCACGGTAATCATCTCGCGAATCGACCCGGTAAAAGCCATTCGGTTCGATTGA
- a CDS encoding DUF3822 family protein — MTVIAKTIRYRLVQRVKEESFDVNALADYGLHLQVSYDRFRFCIASAAQNRTLWLEDYALEEVHSSEGLLEQLEALFDNHAVLKAGFWGQVKLSLPSQGFSLVPTSLYDDARQEQYLRLLFPLDRDAYEIRAYHHIGLDIINTFSAEKQLVRWFEAMYPQQQLQVMHSVSPLIEGVLRQEGKTEGKQLFVNVEKQRFDVVAMQGKHLELCNQFSYTNEVDFVYFIMFVIDEMKFNPETDRLVLWGEILPDSAIYNKVYRYVRHVTFGKRPSALKFGYVFDEVFDHRYFDLFSMHFCG; from the coding sequence TTGACTGTCATTGCAAAGACCATTCGATATCGGCTTGTTCAGCGGGTAAAAGAGGAGAGTTTCGACGTCAATGCACTGGCGGATTATGGGCTCCACCTCCAGGTGAGCTACGACCGGTTCAGGTTCTGCATCGCGTCAGCGGCGCAGAACCGCACGTTGTGGCTGGAGGATTATGCGCTGGAAGAAGTGCATTCCAGCGAAGGCCTTCTGGAGCAACTCGAAGCCTTGTTCGACAACCATGCGGTGCTGAAAGCGGGCTTCTGGGGACAGGTGAAGCTGTCCCTGCCGTCCCAGGGTTTTTCGCTGGTGCCGACGTCGCTGTACGACGACGCCCGCCAGGAACAGTACCTCAGGCTCTTGTTTCCCCTGGATCGCGACGCGTACGAAATCCGTGCGTATCATCACATCGGGCTGGACATCATCAACACCTTTTCGGCAGAAAAGCAACTGGTTCGGTGGTTTGAAGCCATGTATCCTCAGCAGCAGCTACAGGTGATGCATTCCGTAAGTCCGCTGATCGAAGGGGTGTTGCGGCAGGAAGGCAAAACCGAGGGGAAGCAGCTTTTTGTCAACGTCGAGAAACAGCGCTTCGATGTAGTGGCCATGCAGGGCAAGCACCTGGAGCTTTGCAACCAGTTCAGCTACACCAACGAAGTCGACTTCGTGTACTTCATCATGTTCGTGATCGATGAGATGAAGTTCAACCCGGAGACCGACCGCCTGGTGCTCTGGGGCGAAATTCTACCCGATTCGGCCATTTATAACAAAGTGTATCGGTACGTGCGCCACGTTACATTCGGCAAACGCCCGTCTGCGCTCAAGTTTGGCTACGTGTTCGACGAAGTGTTCGACCACCGCTATTTCGATCTTTTTTCCATGCATTTCTGTGGCTGA
- the coaD gene encoding pantetheine-phosphate adenylyltransferase, with the protein MPTSPRIAIFPGSFDPFTRGHEDVVRRGIGLFDKVIIGIGVNSTKQRYFPLDEMAEKVRKTFADESCVEVMTYQGLTAKFAQEQNAHFLLRGLRNTTDFEYENAIAQANRHVFPSLETVFLITSPSLATISSSIVRDLHRHGQKVDDFVPYAL; encoded by the coding sequence ATGCCTACCTCTCCCCGCATTGCCATCTTTCCCGGTTCGTTCGATCCTTTCACACGCGGACACGAGGACGTGGTGCGCCGGGGCATCGGCCTTTTCGACAAGGTGATCATCGGCATCGGCGTGAACAGCACCAAGCAGCGCTATTTTCCGCTCGACGAAATGGCCGAGAAGGTCCGCAAAACCTTCGCGGACGAGTCGTGTGTGGAGGTGATGACCTACCAGGGATTGACGGCAAAGTTTGCGCAGGAACAAAACGCGCATTTCCTGTTGCGGGGGCTGCGCAACACCACCGATTTTGAGTACGAAAATGCCATTGCCCAGGCCAACCGGCACGTATTCCCCTCCCTCGAAACCGTTTTTCTGATTACTTCTCCATCACTGGCCACCATCAGTTCCAGCATCGTGCGTGACCTGCACCGCCATGGGCAGAAGGTCGACGACTTTGTGCCCTACGCGCTCTGA
- a CDS encoding NUDIX hydrolase: MKLFVRNKLVYIQKVKDLPDLHRFDTILEGSKPLKASHLQGKLLISCPSTDQLATLFKLMKSEPLDGLDQVVLAAAQRKPLNRQIKSMFRIVKAGGGLVTRNDRYLMIYRLGRWDLPKGKLDEGEKFGPAAVREVSEECNVSVQLRHKICTTWHTYENNGKDVLKQTRWYAMDCLNDLHMRPQLEENIHDVRWMKPNEVNQVLENSYLTIREVFMRYFYHYPQELMPFSTDQSA, from the coding sequence ATGAAACTGTTTGTCCGAAACAAACTTGTCTATATCCAAAAAGTAAAAGACCTGCCCGACCTCCACCGGTTTGATACGATCCTGGAAGGCTCCAAACCTCTAAAAGCCAGTCATTTGCAAGGGAAGCTGTTGATCTCGTGCCCCAGCACCGACCAGCTGGCTACGTTGTTCAAGCTCATGAAAAGCGAGCCGCTCGACGGCCTCGATCAGGTGGTGTTGGCCGCGGCGCAACGCAAACCTCTCAACCGTCAGATCAAGAGCATGTTCCGCATCGTAAAGGCGGGCGGCGGACTGGTGACGCGCAACGACCGTTACCTGATGATTTACCGCCTGGGGCGGTGGGATCTGCCTAAGGGCAAGCTGGACGAAGGCGAAAAATTTGGCCCGGCGGCGGTACGCGAGGTCTCGGAAGAATGCAACGTGTCGGTTCAGTTGCGGCACAAGATCTGTACCACCTGGCACACCTACGAAAACAACGGCAAGGACGTGTTGAAGCAGACGCGCTGGTACGCCATGGATTGCCTGAACGATCTGCACATGCGCCCGCAACTCGAAGAGAACATTCACGACGTCCGGTGGATGAAGCCCAACGAAGTAAATCAGGTGTTAGAGAACAGCTACCTGACCATTCGCGAGGTGTTTATGCGCTACTTCTACCACTACCCGCAGGAACTGATGCCGTTCAGCACCGATCAGAGCGCGTAG
- the pyrE gene encoding orotate phosphoribosyltransferase translates to MIRSRSIASAVATQLLQINAIRLNPEHPFRWSSGWNSPIYCDNRLTLSYPSIRSYIMQEIIAVIRACFPNVEAIAGVATAGIPQATLVANSLELPLLYVRSSPKGHGMQNRIEGRVVPGQKVVVIEDLISTGKSSIQAAEALKEEGIDVLGLVAIFTYGFPQADENFAPLDYPCYCLSDYDTMLDVAVAENYIAQDSLQSLSDWRHNPEGWKPQRQQAS, encoded by the coding sequence ATGATTCGTTCCCGGTCCATTGCTTCGGCTGTTGCTACCCAATTGCTGCAAATTAACGCCATTCGCCTGAATCCTGAGCATCCCTTTCGCTGGAGTTCAGGGTGGAATTCGCCCATTTACTGCGACAACCGCCTGACGCTGTCGTATCCGTCCATCCGCAGTTACATCATGCAGGAAATCATCGCCGTCATTCGCGCTTGTTTTCCTAACGTAGAGGCCATCGCGGGCGTTGCGACGGCGGGCATTCCGCAGGCGACATTGGTGGCTAATAGCCTGGAGTTGCCTCTTTTGTACGTACGTTCCTCGCCGAAGGGACACGGCATGCAGAACCGCATCGAAGGGCGGGTTGTGCCGGGGCAGAAAGTGGTGGTGATCGAGGATCTGATCTCTACCGGAAAAAGCTCGATTCAGGCGGCCGAGGCCCTGAAAGAAGAGGGCATCGACGTGCTGGGACTGGTGGCCATTTTTACCTACGGATTTCCGCAGGCGGACGAAAACTTTGCCCCGCTCGATTATCCTTGCTACTGCCTCAGCGATTACGACACCATGCTGGACGTCGCGGTGGCCGAAAATTACATTGCGCAGGATAGCCTCCAATCCCTGAGCGACTGGCGGCACAATCCGGAGGGGTGGAAACCCCAACGGCAGCAGGCTTCCTGA
- a CDS encoding metallophosphoesterase family protein — METPTAAGFLSVKIGIISDTHGFLDEQVFHYFEPCEEIWHAGDWGSLAVYEQLAAFRPLRGVYGNIDGQDIRQHCPESQQFTIEGMRVWMIHIGGYPGRYAPPVRRRLEATPAPDLFVCGHSHILKVMSDRKHRNMLTINPGAAGRHGFHKVRTLVRMEVHDGKVRQMQAIELGPRTEPRAWEENA; from the coding sequence GTGGAAACCCCAACGGCAGCAGGCTTCCTGAGCGTGAAGATCGGGATCATCTCGGATACGCACGGTTTTCTGGACGAACAGGTCTTTCATTACTTTGAGCCGTGCGAGGAGATCTGGCACGCCGGCGACTGGGGTTCGCTCGCCGTATACGAACAACTGGCGGCATTCCGACCGTTGCGGGGCGTATACGGCAACATCGACGGGCAGGACATCCGGCAGCACTGCCCCGAATCTCAACAGTTTACAATCGAAGGAATGCGCGTCTGGATGATCCACATCGGAGGGTATCCCGGACGTTACGCGCCCCCCGTGCGGCGGCGGTTAGAAGCCACGCCCGCGCCTGACCTGTTTGTGTGCGGCCACTCGCACATCCTGAAAGTGATGTCTGACCGAAAGCATCGTAACATGCTGACCATCAACCCAGGGGCGGCCGGTCGGCACGGATTTCATAAAGTAAGAACGCTGGTGCGGATGGAGGTACACGATGGGAAGGTGCGCCAAATGCAGGCGATTGAACTGGGGCCGCGTACCGAGCCCCGGGCGTGGGAAGAAAACGCGTAA